A region from the Terriglobales bacterium genome encodes:
- a CDS encoding ATP-dependent DNA helicase, which produces MPQEPTAAAAAPHLASLYSFFGPGGALAKAHPNYEFRRGQLQMAEQVEQALADKRHVILEAGTGTGKTLAYLVPVIKSGKRVIISTGTKNLQEQLFYKDVPFLETITGKLRVCYMKGRNNYLCRQKVYDLESQPILNGLNEIEHFRIIREWEKTTATGDRAELAALPENSPVWGKLDARTEACTGQKCQQFDRCFITEMRRKAMESDIIIVNHHLFFADLAIKRMAEGAPDAGILPEAAAVIFDEAHELEDVAGSYFGVSVSNLRFAELARDVEFQLKQKHLLSASLSSALVSLRDRAQIFFALLPAGDGRFAFENRREFLEENGEEYLGLANALARLGHELSGIPEKPEEVFNLIGRCEELKFALGFVMESQNKNTVFWIERRSYGEGRRKDRTGGNVFITATPIDVSQILKQALFENLETAVLTSATLAVSGTFEYIAARLGLQHARTLVVPSHFDYESQAVLYVPPDLPDPRTPQFTARAADLVRRLLEITRGRAFVLFTSYAQMNDIHDRLLGELEYPMLLQGTAPKSALLDEFRSTPNAVLFGTSSFWQGVDVQGEQLSAVIIDRLPFAVPNDPVVAARIKAIDEEGGNAFFQYQVPQAVITLKQGFGRLIRSLHDRGLLALLDNRILKKQYGRVFLESLPKYTCTTDLAKVEDFFGSR; this is translated from the coding sequence ATGCCGCAGGAACCCACCGCCGCCGCTGCCGCCCCGCATCTCGCCTCGCTCTACAGTTTCTTCGGCCCGGGCGGCGCGCTGGCGAAGGCGCACCCCAACTACGAATTCCGCCGCGGCCAACTGCAGATGGCCGAGCAGGTGGAGCAGGCGCTCGCCGACAAGCGCCACGTCATCCTCGAGGCCGGCACTGGCACCGGCAAGACGCTCGCGTACCTCGTCCCGGTGATCAAGAGCGGCAAGCGCGTCATCATCTCCACCGGCACCAAGAACCTGCAGGAGCAGCTCTTCTACAAGGACGTTCCCTTCCTCGAGACCATCACCGGCAAACTGCGCGTCTGCTACATGAAGGGGCGCAACAACTACCTGTGCAGGCAGAAGGTCTACGACCTGGAGTCGCAGCCCATCCTGAACGGGCTGAACGAGATCGAGCACTTCCGCATCATCCGCGAGTGGGAGAAGACGACGGCGACCGGCGACCGCGCCGAGCTGGCCGCGCTGCCGGAGAACTCGCCGGTCTGGGGCAAGCTCGACGCGCGCACCGAAGCCTGCACCGGCCAGAAGTGCCAGCAGTTCGACCGCTGCTTCATCACCGAGATGCGGCGCAAGGCGATGGAGAGCGACATCATCATCGTCAACCACCACCTCTTCTTCGCAGACCTTGCCATCAAGCGCATGGCGGAGGGCGCGCCCGACGCCGGCATCCTGCCGGAAGCCGCGGCGGTGATCTTCGACGAGGCGCACGAGCTGGAAGACGTCGCGGGCTCGTACTTCGGGGTCTCGGTCTCGAACCTGCGCTTCGCGGAGCTGGCGCGCGACGTCGAGTTCCAGCTCAAGCAGAAGCATCTGCTCTCGGCCTCGCTCAGCTCCGCCCTCGTGAGCCTGCGCGACCGCGCGCAGATCTTCTTCGCGCTGCTGCCCGCCGGTGACGGGCGTTTCGCCTTCGAGAACCGCCGCGAGTTCCTGGAAGAGAACGGCGAGGAGTACCTCGGCCTCGCCAACGCCCTCGCGCGGCTCGGGCACGAGCTGAGCGGCATCCCGGAGAAGCCGGAGGAGGTCTTCAACCTGATCGGGCGCTGCGAGGAGCTGAAGTTCGCGCTCGGGTTCGTGATGGAGTCGCAGAACAAGAACACCGTGTTCTGGATCGAGCGCAGGAGCTACGGCGAAGGCCGCCGCAAGGACCGCACCGGCGGCAACGTCTTCATCACCGCCACGCCCATCGACGTCTCGCAGATCCTGAAGCAGGCACTGTTCGAGAACCTGGAGACCGCGGTGCTGACCTCGGCGACGCTCGCCGTCTCGGGCACGTTCGAGTACATCGCCGCGCGGCTCGGGTTGCAGCACGCGCGCACGCTCGTGGTGCCCTCGCACTTCGACTACGAGAGCCAGGCGGTGCTGTACGTCCCGCCCGACCTGCCCGACCCGCGCACGCCGCAGTTCACCGCGCGCGCCGCCGACCTGGTGCGCCGCCTGCTCGAGATCACGCGCGGCCGCGCCTTCGTCCTCTTCACCTCCTACGCGCAGATGAACGACATCCACGACCGCCTGCTCGGGGAGCTCGAGTACCCCATGCTGCTGCAAGGGACGGCGCCCAAGTCCGCGCTGCTCGACGAATTCCGCTCCACGCCCAACGCGGTCCTGTTCGGCACCTCTTCTTTCTGGCAGGGCGTGGACGTGCAGGGCGAACAGCTGAGCGCGGTCATCATCGACCGTCTTCCGTTCGCTGTGCCCAACGATCCGGTCGTCGCGGCGCGCATCAAGGCCATTGACGAGGAGGGCGGCAACGCCTTCTTCCAATACCAGGTGCCGCAGGCGGTCATCACGCTCAAGCAGGGATTCGGGCGGCTCATCCGCTCGCTGCACGACCGCGGCCTGCTCGCTCTGCTCGACAACCGCATCCTCAAGAAGCAGTACGGCCGCGTCTTCCTCGAGAGCCTGCCGAAGTACACCTGCACCACCGACCTTGCCAAGGTAGAAGACTTTTTCGGGTCGCGCTGA
- the queD gene encoding 6-carboxytetrahydropterin synthase QueD gives MFEVTVERSFAAGHYLRNYKGKCENPHGHNYKIRVTLAGERLDHAGLLVDFKDLKDVMKETIERLDHQMMNDVEPFTTLNPSAENLAKYFYDETNSKLKTQTNGRVHVKEVTVFETDVTTATYRE, from the coding sequence ATGTTCGAAGTCACCGTAGAGCGCAGCTTTGCCGCGGGTCACTATCTCCGCAACTACAAGGGGAAGTGCGAGAACCCGCACGGGCACAACTACAAGATCCGCGTCACGCTGGCGGGCGAGCGTCTCGACCACGCCGGGCTGCTGGTCGACTTCAAGGACCTGAAGGACGTGATGAAGGAGACCATCGAGCGGCTCGACCACCAGATGATGAACGACGTGGAGCCCTTCACCACGCTCAACCCCTCGGCCGAGAACCTGGCGAAGTACTTCTACGACGAGACCAACTCGAAGCTGAAGACGCAGACCAATGGCCGCGTCCACGTGAAAGAAGTCACGGTCTTCGAAACCGACGTCACGACCGCGACCTATCGCGAGTAG
- a CDS encoding radical SAM protein gives MQITEVYKSLQGESTFAGLPCVFVRLTGCNLRCSWCDSEYTFTGGTKMSLEQVMSEVHRLSPPRQGTRLVEITGGEPMLQERKLLPLMERLLDEGYTVLLETSGERPLGSVPQRVHKIVDVKCPHSGAADTFRLENLKALTERDELKFVLSDRADYEFARAFLREHKPRVNAVLFSPAFRKDARGERSASQCLLDPQQLASWMLEDGLDARLGLQLHKFVWAPETKGV, from the coding sequence GTGCAGATCACCGAGGTCTACAAGTCGCTTCAGGGCGAGAGCACTTTCGCCGGACTTCCCTGCGTCTTCGTCCGCCTGACGGGCTGCAACCTGCGCTGCTCGTGGTGCGACTCCGAGTACACCTTCACCGGCGGCACGAAGATGTCGCTGGAGCAGGTCATGAGCGAGGTGCACCGGCTGAGCCCGCCGCGCCAGGGCACGCGTTTGGTGGAGATCACCGGCGGCGAGCCCATGCTGCAGGAGCGCAAACTGCTCCCGCTGATGGAGCGGCTGCTCGACGAGGGCTACACCGTGTTGCTCGAGACCTCGGGCGAGCGCCCGCTGGGCAGCGTGCCCCAGCGCGTCCACAAGATCGTGGACGTGAAGTGCCCGCACTCCGGCGCCGCCGACACCTTCCGCCTCGAGAACCTGAAAGCCCTCACCGAGCGCGACGAACTGAAGTTCGTCCTCTCCGACCGCGCCGACTACGAGTTCGCGCGCGCCTTCCTCCGCGAGCACAAGCCCCGGGTGAACGCCGTGCTCTTCTCGCCCGCCTTCCGCAAGGACGCGCGCGGCGAGCGCTCGGCCTCGCAGTGCCTGCTGGATCCCCAGCAACTCGCCAGCTGGATGCTGGAAGATGGCCTCGACGCCCGTCTCGGCCTGCAACTCCACAAGTTCGTCTGGGCGCCGGAGACCAAGGGCGTTTAG
- the queC gene encoding 7-cyano-7-deazaguanine synthase QueC, which translates to MQKTGAVVLVSGGMDSCVCAALAARDHQAAALHVSYGQRTEARERKAFEGICDRLGIRQRMAVRDESLAKIGGSALTDQNIAVPESDARPGAGGVPVTYVPFRNAHLLAAAVSWAEALGASKVFIGAVEQDSSGYPDCRPEFYRAYNEVVRWGTKEGSEGGGIEVVTPLIALRKAEIVRLGVELGAPLDLTWSCYSREDAACGACESCVLRRRAFAAAGQRDPIPYAHAVPQ; encoded by the coding sequence ATGCAGAAGACAGGTGCGGTCGTGCTGGTCTCGGGCGGCATGGATTCGTGCGTGTGCGCGGCCCTGGCCGCGCGCGACCACCAGGCCGCCGCGCTGCACGTGAGCTACGGCCAGCGCACCGAGGCCCGCGAACGCAAGGCGTTCGAGGGCATCTGCGACCGGCTGGGCATCCGCCAGCGGATGGCCGTCCGCGATGAGTCGCTGGCGAAGATCGGAGGCTCGGCGTTGACCGACCAGAACATCGCGGTGCCGGAGAGCGACGCCAGGCCGGGCGCGGGCGGAGTTCCCGTCACCTACGTGCCGTTCCGCAACGCGCACCTGCTGGCGGCCGCGGTGAGTTGGGCCGAGGCCCTGGGAGCGAGCAAGGTTTTCATCGGGGCGGTCGAGCAGGACAGCTCGGGATATCCCGACTGCCGGCCCGAGTTCTACCGCGCCTACAACGAGGTCGTGCGCTGGGGTACGAAGGAAGGCAGCGAAGGCGGCGGCATCGAGGTCGTCACGCCGCTGATCGCCCTGCGCAAGGCCGAGATCGTGCGCCTGGGTGTTGAATTGGGCGCGCCGCTGGATTTAACGTGGTCATGCTACAGCCGCGAAGATGCGGCGTGTGGCGCATGTGAAAGCTGCGTGCTCCGCCGGCGGGCCTTTGCGGCCGCCGGCCAACGCGATCCGATCCCTTATGCGCACGCGGTCCCGCAATGA
- a CDS encoding carboxypeptidase regulatory-like domain-containing protein — MKKLLTTTTAVLLLATLATAQMFFGTFQGKCTDVNGQPIAGATIHIQDKETGRKYELKTDKNGEYKISSITSGTYEVSLIVNGQTVRTSGNQRPNPNQPTQIDFDLRVQSGAPLSAEQKQKFSEAQKKNADILKENEKRKAANALLQQVEANMAMNPPNVDQALADAQQITQLVPDVYLGWATLGEVASVAKKHDLAIQGNQKAIELLQAEPDPTGKNKEALASLHNNLGQAYGRSGKTQEAIAEYAAAAQINPAGAAQYYFNLGAVLTNTGKIDEANTAFDKAIAANPGYAEAYYQKGINLLGKGTVDPKTGKVTYPPDAGQALQKYLEIAPTGKNAQAAKDVLASMGDEVETTYKKKKK; from the coding sequence ATGAAAAAGCTCCTCACCACCACCACCGCCGTGCTGCTGCTCGCGACCCTGGCGACCGCGCAGATGTTCTTCGGCACGTTCCAGGGCAAATGCACCGACGTCAACGGCCAGCCCATCGCGGGCGCGACCATCCACATCCAGGACAAGGAGACCGGCCGCAAGTACGAGCTCAAGACCGACAAGAACGGCGAGTACAAGATCTCGTCGATCACCAGCGGCACGTACGAAGTCAGCCTGATCGTGAACGGCCAGACGGTGCGCACCAGCGGCAACCAGCGCCCGAACCCGAACCAGCCGACGCAGATCGATTTCGACCTGCGGGTCCAGAGTGGCGCGCCTTTGTCGGCCGAGCAGAAGCAGAAGTTCAGCGAGGCGCAGAAGAAGAATGCCGACATCCTGAAAGAGAACGAGAAGCGCAAGGCGGCGAACGCGCTGCTGCAGCAGGTCGAGGCCAACATGGCGATGAACCCGCCCAACGTCGACCAGGCGCTCGCCGACGCCCAGCAGATCACGCAACTCGTCCCCGACGTCTACCTCGGCTGGGCGACGCTGGGCGAAGTGGCGTCGGTCGCAAAGAAGCATGACCTTGCCATCCAGGGGAACCAGAAGGCCATCGAGCTGCTCCAGGCCGAGCCCGACCCGACCGGCAAGAACAAGGAGGCGCTGGCCAGCCTGCACAACAACCTCGGGCAGGCCTATGGCCGCTCCGGCAAGACGCAGGAAGCCATCGCGGAGTACGCCGCCGCTGCGCAGATCAACCCGGCCGGCGCCGCCCAGTATTACTTCAACCTGGGCGCGGTGCTGACCAACACCGGCAAGATCGACGAGGCGAACACGGCGTTCGATAAGGCGATCGCCGCCAACCCCGGGTATGCGGAGGCCTACTACCAGAAGGGCATCAACCTGCTCGGCAAGGGCACCGTCGATCCCAAGACCGGCAAGGTGACCTATCCTCCGGATGCCGGGCAGGCCCTGCAGAAGTACTTGGAGATCGCGCCGACGGGCAAGAACGCGCAGGCGGCCAAGGACGTCCTCGCCAGCATGGGCGACGAGGTCGAGACCACCTACAAGAAGAAGAAAAAGTGA
- the glp gene encoding gephyrin-like molybdotransferase Glp produces MSTPAQTALLPFVEARRAVERVARQSKPAAVELVALADSRGRVLAEPVTADRDFPPFPRSTRDGYAVRAADLARLPAKLRVVGEMRAGGSWTGAPLAAGQAAEIMTGAAAPPGADAVVMIEYTTRAGETVEVARAVAAGENIVPAGAEARAGSALLAPGTRLAHPQLALAAAAGRTELRVFPRPRVAILSTGDEVVEVAAQPGPHQIRNSNSYSLAAQVEAAGAVAVQLPIAPDQLEPLRRLLLQGLASDLLLITGGVSVGKYDLVEQALAELGAEFVFTGAAIQPGRPAVLGRVPPRSGADPVPFLGLPGNPVSTMVTFQLFARPVLDALSGAAPQPLRFLQARLKSDLRTKTGLTRFLPARLSGEFENVEVEAIRWQGSGDMASTAQADCYLVVPPDRDTLKAGELVSILLL; encoded by the coding sequence ATGAGCACTCCAGCCCAGACCGCGCTGCTGCCATTCGTCGAGGCCCGGCGCGCGGTCGAGCGCGTGGCGCGGCAGTCGAAGCCCGCCGCCGTGGAACTGGTCGCGCTGGCCGACAGTCGCGGCCGCGTGCTGGCCGAGCCCGTCACCGCAGACCGCGACTTCCCGCCCTTCCCGCGCTCCACGCGCGATGGCTACGCCGTTCGTGCCGCCGATCTCGCGCGGCTCCCCGCAAAGCTGCGCGTGGTGGGGGAGATGCGCGCGGGCGGAAGCTGGACGGGCGCGCCTCTTGCCGCCGGCCAGGCCGCCGAGATCATGACCGGCGCGGCGGCGCCGCCGGGCGCCGACGCGGTGGTCATGATCGAGTACACCACGCGCGCCGGCGAAACCGTCGAGGTCGCCCGCGCGGTCGCGGCGGGCGAGAACATCGTTCCCGCGGGCGCGGAAGCGCGCGCGGGCAGCGCGTTGCTCGCGCCCGGAACGCGGCTGGCGCATCCGCAGCTCGCGCTCGCGGCCGCCGCGGGCCGCACCGAACTGCGCGTCTTTCCCCGCCCTCGCGTCGCCATTCTTTCGACCGGCGACGAAGTCGTCGAGGTCGCCGCCCAGCCCGGGCCGCACCAGATCCGCAACTCGAACTCGTATTCCCTTGCCGCCCAGGTCGAGGCCGCCGGCGCGGTCGCGGTGCAGCTCCCCATCGCGCCCGACCAGCTCGAGCCCCTGCGCCGCCTGCTGTTGCAGGGCCTGGCGTCGGACCTGTTGCTCATCACCGGCGGCGTCTCCGTCGGCAAGTACGACCTGGTCGAGCAGGCGCTCGCGGAGCTGGGCGCGGAATTCGTCTTCACCGGCGCCGCCATCCAGCCCGGCCGCCCCGCGGTCCTCGGGCGCGTCCCGCCGCGCTCCGGAGCGGACCCGGTGCCCTTCCTCGGGCTGCCGGGGAACCCGGTCTCGACCATGGTGACGTTCCAGCTGTTCGCGCGCCCGGTACTTGACGCGCTCTCCGGCGCCGCGCCGCAGCCGCTTCGCTTCCTGCAGGCGCGACTCAAGTCAGACTTGAGGACGAAGACCGGGCTCACGCGCTTCCTGCCCGCGCGGCTCAGCGGCGAGTTCGAGAACGTGGAAGTCGAAGCCATCCGGTGGCAGGGCTCCGGCGACATGGCCTCGACCGCGCAGGCCGACTGCTATCTTGTTGTTCCGCCGGATCGCGACACGCTGAAGGCCGGCGAGCTGGTCAGCATCCTTCTCCTATGA
- the moaC gene encoding cyclic pyranopterin monophosphate synthase MoaC, which yields MTKKPKTDRRPTTLSHYDQRGRATMVDVSAKPPTRRVAEAAAFVAMPPRVLQALPQNPKGDPLEVARFAGIAAAKRTAELIPMCHNIPLSRVDVRAKLCENGVAIASEVTTTAATGVEMEALVAASIAALTVYDMCKALDKAIEIRFVRLERKSGGKSGDYNRSPRKK from the coding sequence ATGACGAAGAAGCCGAAGACCGACCGACGACCAACTACCTTGTCGCACTACGACCAGCGCGGCCGCGCCACGATGGTCGACGTCTCCGCCAAGCCGCCGACCCGGCGCGTGGCCGAAGCCGCGGCCTTCGTCGCGATGCCGCCCCGGGTCCTGCAAGCGCTGCCGCAGAACCCCAAGGGCGACCCGCTCGAGGTGGCGCGGTTCGCGGGCATCGCCGCCGCCAAGCGGACGGCCGAGCTCATCCCGATGTGCCATAACATCCCGCTGAGCCGCGTTGATGTGCGGGCAAAGCTGTGCGAGAATGGCGTCGCTATTGCCTCCGAAGTAACGACCACCGCGGCCACCGGCGTGGAGATGGAAGCGCTGGTGGCGGCCAGCATCGCCGCCCTGACCGTTTACGACATGTGCAAGGCGTTGGACAAGGCCATCGAGATCCGCTTTGTCCGGCTGGAACGCAAGTCCGGCGGAAAGTCGGGCGATTACAATCGGAGCCCCCGGAAGAAATAG